In Robbsia sp. KACC 23696, a single window of DNA contains:
- a CDS encoding NIPSNAP family protein: MFYELTTLSCAPLALDASSRAAHGWVSEGEGRLLGAWRSEIGTLFQIKILRGFETGDALKRERQRALSSPRPFGMQDRTMALSMVGYARFPFLPDVEPGDRGGIYEFRTYHLKPGGLAPTLAAWETAITPARDYTAHLVINLYALDGAPHITHIWGFSSVAERAALRARHYADGSWPPQGAPQQIAHATSTLCLPEAFSPLR; encoded by the coding sequence ATGTTTTACGAACTGACGACCTTGTCCTGCGCGCCACTCGCGCTAGACGCGTCTTCTCGTGCCGCGCATGGCTGGGTCAGCGAAGGCGAAGGAAGACTGTTGGGTGCATGGCGCTCGGAAATCGGCACGCTGTTCCAGATAAAGATACTGCGCGGTTTCGAGACGGGGGACGCGCTTAAAAGAGAACGGCAGCGGGCGCTGTCGAGCCCCCGCCCGTTCGGCATGCAAGATAGGACGATGGCGCTTTCGATGGTGGGCTATGCGCGCTTTCCGTTTTTGCCGGACGTCGAGCCGGGCGATCGCGGCGGTATCTACGAATTTCGAACCTACCATCTCAAGCCTGGCGGACTGGCGCCGACGCTTGCTGCGTGGGAAACGGCAATCACGCCGGCGCGCGATTACACGGCGCATTTGGTGATCAATCTGTATGCCCTCGACGGGGCGCCGCACATCACGCACATCTGGGGTTTCTCGAGCGTGGCGGAACGCGCGGCGTTGCGCGCGCGACATTATGCAGACGGGAGTTGGCCACCACAGGGTGCCCCGCAACAGATCGCCCATGCCACCTCGACCCTTTGCCTGCCAGAAGCATTTTCGCCGCTGCGTTGA
- a CDS encoding aminotransferase class V-fold PLP-dependent enzyme, giving the protein MPTPELSSERIDALRAATPGLQTTTHFNHAGASLPSRGTLEAINAHLWREATLGPIEAGVAAREVTEHARSLAARMLHADPAEIAITTGNSAGWGAAFAALGTWQAGDRILTGRHEWGGNLANMLLVAERYGVSVEVIPCDAEGRVDPAALDAMLDARVRLIALTWIPSNGGVINPAAAIGAVARRHDIPYFVDAAQALGQYPIDVAAVGCDVLTAPCRKALRAPRGTGLLYIRRAFMPRLNLAYVDARSAPVRSETQPDGAVALRAVVRDDAACFETSEVSAALHCGLANALEEALAIGIDAIRATIDAKARAVRERLVALPGVTILDLGSERAGLVSFDVAGQDLPALQRTLAARGISISVNGLGYTPWDMTARGLSHIARVSVSYLTSEEEIETLLQAMREAIA; this is encoded by the coding sequence TTGCCGACTCCGGAGTTGTCGTCGGAACGCATCGACGCCTTGCGCGCCGCGACCCCGGGCCTCCAAACCACGACGCATTTCAACCATGCCGGTGCATCGTTGCCGTCTCGCGGCACGCTGGAAGCGATCAATGCGCATCTCTGGCGCGAAGCGACGCTCGGTCCGATCGAGGCCGGCGTGGCGGCACGCGAGGTCACCGAGCACGCGCGGTCGCTGGCGGCACGGATGCTTCACGCCGACCCTGCCGAAATCGCGATCACGACCGGCAATTCCGCCGGCTGGGGGGCGGCATTCGCCGCGCTGGGCACGTGGCAGGCGGGGGATCGCATTCTGACGGGGCGGCATGAGTGGGGCGGGAATCTGGCCAATATGCTGCTGGTCGCCGAGCGCTATGGCGTATCAGTGGAGGTGATTCCGTGCGACGCCGAGGGGCGAGTGGATCCGGCCGCATTGGACGCCATGCTCGACGCGCGTGTTCGATTGATTGCCCTGACCTGGATTCCCTCGAACGGCGGCGTGATCAACCCGGCCGCGGCGATCGGTGCGGTGGCTCGGCGTCACGACATTCCGTATTTTGTCGATGCCGCACAGGCACTGGGGCAATATCCGATCGATGTCGCGGCCGTGGGATGCGACGTGCTGACGGCCCCCTGCCGGAAGGCCTTGCGCGCACCGCGCGGCACAGGGCTGCTTTATATTCGACGGGCGTTCATGCCGCGCCTGAACCTCGCGTATGTCGACGCCCGATCGGCACCGGTGCGGTCCGAGACGCAGCCCGATGGTGCCGTCGCCTTGCGCGCGGTCGTGCGTGACGATGCCGCGTGCTTCGAGACCTCCGAAGTATCCGCTGCCTTGCATTGCGGTCTGGCGAATGCGCTGGAAGAAGCGCTGGCGATCGGCATCGATGCCATCCGCGCGACGATCGATGCCAAGGCCCGTGCCGTGCGCGAGCGCTTGGTGGCGCTGCCGGGCGTGACGATTCTCGACCTCGGCTCGGAGCGCGCGGGGCTCGTGTCGTTCGACGTGGCCGGCCAGGACCTGCCGGCGCTGCAGCGCACGCTTGCCGCGCGTGGGATCTCGATCAGCGTCAATGGCCTGGGCTATACGCCTTGGGACATGACCGCTCGCGGCTTGTCGCACATTGCGCGGGTATCGGTCAGCTATCTGACGAGCGAAGAGGAGATCGAGACGCTGTTGCAGGCAATGCGCGAGGCGATTGCCTGA
- a CDS encoding PA4780 family RIO1-like protein kinase produces the protein MKPPKRLIPLVEEGLIDEVISQLMSGKEAIVYVVRSGDSIRCAKVYKDANQRSFRQASSYREGRKVQNSRQARAMEKGSRYGRQMQEEAWQNAEVDALFQLANAGVRVPQPYICSDGVLLMELVVDADGNVAPRLNDVEMSPERAIELHMMLVRQVIRMLLAGLVHGDLSEYNILLAADGPVIIDLPQAVNAAGNNEAGAMLERDVDNLATYFGRFAPELLETAYGKEIWAMFEAGTLHLDVPLSGRIAVDETPVDLDGLMEELEDTRLEEEARIRHEQALRAGD, from the coding sequence ATGAAACCACCGAAACGTTTGATTCCGCTTGTCGAGGAAGGCCTGATCGACGAAGTCATCAGTCAGCTGATGAGCGGCAAGGAAGCCATCGTCTATGTGGTGCGCAGCGGCGATTCGATTCGCTGCGCAAAGGTCTACAAAGACGCGAACCAGCGCAGTTTCCGGCAAGCCTCGTCCTATCGGGAAGGCCGCAAAGTGCAGAATAGCCGTCAGGCGCGCGCGATGGAAAAAGGCTCGCGCTATGGTCGGCAGATGCAGGAAGAGGCCTGGCAAAATGCCGAAGTCGATGCCTTGTTCCAGCTCGCCAATGCCGGCGTGCGCGTCCCGCAACCCTATATCTGCAGTGATGGCGTGCTCCTGATGGAGCTGGTCGTCGATGCCGACGGCAATGTCGCGCCCCGGCTGAACGATGTGGAGATGTCGCCGGAACGGGCCATCGAACTGCATATGATGTTGGTTCGTCAAGTGATCCGGATGCTGCTCGCGGGTCTGGTGCATGGCGACTTGTCCGAGTACAACATTCTGCTGGCCGCGGACGGCCCGGTCATCATCGACTTGCCGCAGGCGGTCAATGCCGCCGGCAACAACGAGGCCGGCGCCATGCTGGAGCGCGATGTCGACAATCTGGCGACGTATTTCGGCCGTTTCGCGCCGGAATTGCTGGAGACGGCCTACGGCAAGGAAATCTGGGCCATGTTCGAGGCCGGCACGCTGCACCTCGACGTCCCGTTGAGCGGCCGGATCGCCGTTGATGAGACGCCAGTCGACCTCGATGGTCTGATGGAAGAACTCGAAGATACGCGTCTGGAAGAAGAGGCACGCATCCGCCACGAACAGGCCTTGCGCGCCGGCGACTAA
- a CDS encoding aldolase, with protein sequence MTLNAAATAVDHPLFQRADVRALREDLALALRAAALHGLSEGVCNHFSVALPDDDGLFLLNPRGLMWSEVTPDDIVIVDASGTRVAGRHDVEPTAMFIHAAVHDIAGKHCVLHTHMPYAMALTLTEDGGLDTRLSQNAMRYHGRVTIDRDYNGLALDAGEGQRIARAMQGSDVVFLANHGVIVCGTRIDHAYDDLYYLERACAAEVLARSTGRPLRPVDAALAAHVASQTLSERLQSELFFQALRRTLALPDERAI encoded by the coding sequence ATGACGCTCAACGCTGCAGCCACGGCTGTCGACCATCCGCTGTTTCAGCGCGCCGATGTGCGGGCGCTACGCGAGGACCTGGCTCTCGCCCTGCGCGCGGCCGCGTTGCATGGCCTCAGCGAAGGGGTATGCAATCATTTCAGCGTGGCCTTGCCCGATGACGACGGTCTGTTCCTGCTGAATCCGCGCGGCTTGATGTGGAGCGAGGTGACGCCGGACGATATCGTGATCGTCGATGCATCCGGCACGCGCGTGGCCGGGCGGCACGACGTCGAGCCCACCGCGATGTTCATTCACGCGGCGGTGCATGACATCGCCGGCAAACACTGCGTGCTGCACACGCATATGCCCTATGCGATGGCGCTGACATTGACCGAAGACGGCGGCCTCGACACGCGGCTCTCGCAAAATGCGATGCGCTATCACGGCCGGGTCACCATCGATCGGGACTACAACGGCCTGGCGCTCGATGCCGGGGAGGGGCAACGGATCGCGCGGGCGATGCAAGGCAGCGATGTGGTCTTTCTCGCTAATCACGGCGTCATCGTTTGCGGCACGCGCATCGATCACGCTTACGACGATCTGTATTATCTGGAGCGGGCTTGTGCGGCGGAAGTCTTGGCGCGCTCGACGGGGCGCCCGTTGCGACCCGTCGATGCGGCGTTGGCGGCGCATGTGGCAAGCCAGACCTTGAGTGAGCGCCTGCAGTCGGAATTGTTTTTCCAGGCACTGCGACGCACCTTGGCGCTTCCCGACGAGCGCGCGATCTGA
- a CDS encoding DHA2 family efflux MFS transporter permease subunit, translated as MSSDPAATEPIDPTIWKVVGVVSIGPFLSQMDSTLVNVSLSTIGQTLHASIATAQWVVSAYLLAMALMLPLNGWLVDRVGAKRVYLFCFGAFTVASVICGVAQSMGELIAARIVQGLIGGIMAPMAQMMIGRVAGRHIEKVMGFAALPLLLAPVFGPVLAGGILVHASWPWLFFINVPIGALGVVMAARLLPADTDAVQARPFDLLGFALVSPGLVALIDGLQNASRAEGRGLALAGMVLLSAFGWHSIRNGRAGKAPLIDVRIFAKPRFAVPAMTQCLANAVLYGRQLVVPLFLIVGCGLSAAHAGSLLAATGVGMMCTFPLLGRLTERLGCRGVAAGGALLALLGALPFVYMAGHHFHFALAVVSLFLAGAGQGMIGVPSVSAAYAAIPKNQLAVANTALNIVQRIGGPLATTLLSMTIASSATAAHPFAPVDASHFAWAFLVLVAMHLLCVLAAMGLPVRVQRPNRD; from the coding sequence ATGTCTTCCGATCCTGCCGCGACGGAGCCGATCGATCCGACCATCTGGAAAGTGGTGGGCGTCGTGTCCATCGGTCCTTTCCTGTCGCAGATGGATTCGACGCTGGTCAATGTGTCGCTATCGACGATCGGTCAGACGCTGCACGCGTCGATCGCCACCGCGCAATGGGTCGTCAGCGCCTATCTGTTGGCGATGGCGCTGATGCTGCCGTTGAACGGCTGGCTGGTCGACCGGGTCGGCGCCAAGCGTGTCTATCTTTTCTGCTTCGGGGCTTTTACCGTCGCGTCGGTGATATGCGGCGTGGCGCAAAGCATGGGCGAGCTGATTGCCGCACGCATCGTGCAAGGCTTGATTGGCGGCATCATGGCGCCGATGGCGCAGATGATGATCGGGCGCGTGGCCGGTCGCCATATCGAAAAAGTGATGGGTTTCGCGGCACTCCCCCTTTTATTGGCACCGGTGTTCGGCCCGGTTCTGGCCGGCGGTATTTTGGTACATGCGTCCTGGCCCTGGCTCTTCTTCATCAATGTCCCGATCGGCGCCTTGGGCGTGGTGATGGCCGCGCGCCTGCTTCCTGCGGACACCGATGCGGTGCAGGCCCGTCCCTTCGACTTGCTGGGGTTCGCACTCGTTTCGCCCGGTCTCGTCGCGCTCATCGACGGTTTGCAGAATGCGAGCCGGGCGGAGGGGCGTGGCTTGGCGTTGGCGGGCATGGTCCTGCTGTCGGCGTTCGGCTGGCATTCGATTCGCAACGGACGCGCCGGCAAAGCGCCTTTGATCGACGTGCGGATCTTTGCCAAGCCGCGCTTTGCGGTTCCGGCGATGACACAGTGCCTTGCCAATGCGGTGCTCTATGGGCGACAACTGGTGGTGCCGCTCTTCCTGATCGTCGGATGCGGTCTGTCTGCGGCCCATGCAGGCAGCCTGCTCGCCGCGACGGGCGTCGGCATGATGTGTACGTTTCCGCTATTGGGACGTTTGACCGAGCGTCTCGGTTGTCGCGGTGTGGCAGCGGGTGGGGCCTTGCTGGCGCTGCTTGGTGCGCTGCCTTTCGTTTATATGGCGGGGCATCACTTCCATTTCGCCCTCGCCGTAGTCAGCCTGTTCCTGGCGGGGGCGGGGCAGGGGATGATCGGCGTCCCGTCGGTCTCGGCCGCCTACGCCGCCATCCCGAAAAACCAGTTGGCCGTGGCGAATACCGCGTTGAACATCGTGCAGCGCATCGGCGGGCCGCTGGCGACCACACTGCTTTCGATGACCATTGCGTCGTCCGCGACGGCGGCGCATCCGTTCGCACCAGTCGACGCGTCGCATTTTGCCTGGGCGTTTCTGGTGCTTGTGGCGATGCATCTCCTTTGCGTTCTCGCGGCGATGGGCCTTCCCGTGCGCGTGCAAAGGCCGAATCGCGACTGA
- a CDS encoding MarR family transcriptional regulator, whose translation MISSSFSQSVTDFMQSIGMFLRRMRSMPNGDGLSMTEAIVLSRLAHDGPATIAALARAEGMKPQSMGTTIAALEDAALVVRTAHPTDGRQMLIGLTENGVQRRAQQRARKQLWLEQAIKELSEEERDTLFRAAGIIRKLAVQ comes from the coding sequence ATGATCTCTTCCTCTTTTTCCCAGTCCGTGACCGATTTCATGCAATCGATCGGGATGTTCCTGCGCCGTATGCGCAGCATGCCGAACGGCGACGGTCTCTCGATGACGGAAGCCATTGTCTTGTCGCGCCTCGCTCATGACGGTCCAGCAACGATCGCCGCGCTCGCGCGGGCCGAAGGGATGAAACCGCAGTCGATGGGCACGACGATCGCGGCGCTAGAGGACGCGGCGCTGGTGGTTCGGACAGCGCATCCGACGGACGGGCGCCAGATGCTGATCGGACTGACCGAGAACGGCGTGCAAAGGCGGGCCCAACAACGCGCGCGCAAGCAACTCTGGCTCGAACAGGCGATCAAGGAGTTGAGCGAGGAAGAGCGCGACACCTTGTTCCGCGCCGCGGGCATCATTCGCAAGCTGGCGGTCCAATGA
- a CDS encoding LysR family transcriptional regulator — MLALPSLPSLRAFEATVRLGGFARAATELNVSTSAVSHQIRGLEEALGVRLLERSTGLGGISLTPDGARLLPAAAEALSLLEAACQDIRKSATRLTVSANMSFWSMWLAQRTAEFSAHHPDIALNSIIEEGPPDVNRLPVDIAILHASEQDMLPNDVLLLRESVIPVCSPALHAQALSSAACPLLQQEHRDFPELEWRSWASDMVLPDNFERKIVRFSSFSQVIGAAVGGAGLALGRMPLIDSELKSGRLVRVRPELVRVSSWRYVLRRGSAREHRMADRLVDFLRAEATAATSA; from the coding sequence ATGCTTGCTCTCCCGTCCCTGCCATCGCTTCGCGCATTCGAGGCCACCGTTCGCCTTGGCGGCTTTGCGCGTGCCGCGACTGAGCTGAACGTGTCGACCAGTGCGGTCAGTCATCAAATCCGCGGATTGGAAGAGGCATTGGGCGTGCGCTTGCTGGAGCGCAGTACGGGCCTTGGCGGCATTTCGCTGACGCCGGACGGCGCCCGTTTGCTGCCTGCCGCGGCGGAGGCGCTATCGCTGCTGGAGGCTGCCTGCCAGGACATCCGAAAATCCGCCACGCGGCTGACCGTCTCGGCCAATATGTCTTTCTGGTCGATGTGGCTGGCGCAGCGCACCGCGGAATTTTCGGCGCATCACCCGGATATCGCCTTGAATTCGATCATCGAGGAGGGGCCGCCGGACGTCAATCGATTGCCGGTGGATATCGCGATCCTGCATGCCTCCGAACAGGACATGCTGCCGAACGACGTGCTGCTGCTGCGCGAATCGGTGATTCCGGTATGCAGTCCCGCCTTGCATGCGCAGGCTTTGTCGTCAGCAGCGTGCCCCTTATTGCAACAGGAACATCGCGACTTTCCCGAGCTCGAATGGCGATCCTGGGCGTCCGACATGGTGCTGCCGGACAATTTCGAGCGAAAAATCGTGCGCTTCAGCAGCTTCAGTCAGGTGATCGGTGCCGCCGTCGGGGGCGCGGGCCTGGCCTTGGGGCGCATGCCCTTGATCGATTCGGAGTTGAAGAGTGGCCGATTGGTTCGCGTGCGGCCCGAGTTGGTGCGCGTGTCCTCATGGCGCTACGTATTGCGCCGCGGGTCGGCACGGGAACATCGCATGGCGGATCGGCTGGTCGACTTTTTGCGAGCGGAAGCGACTGCCGCGACGTCGGCATGA
- a CDS encoding ABC transporter ATP-binding protein — translation MYFDRTLWALMAGLRLRVAGAVGLGLLAMAFGVLRFVFIGRVLALVFAGAPARSVAVDAAAALVCIVVRTWLDHRRIVTAQATAGRIQSLLRARLFDRIVALGPAWFGLERTGGVMLAVVDGVEQLETFFGSYVPQLIIAACAPLMIFGILAWWDIPTASVLLIAALVTLALPMTIHHADKRAATARATAFKSFGEAFLDAVQGLPTLKAFGQAERFAQKLAAQARALSNSTFWVLALGLLTRFFTDLGTALGAAVAIALGAWRVRHGEMQIDALLIVLMAGTEVFRPLRDLRAVLHRGMMGQSAASAIHALLHAPQDSMPTEAARIDDLGADIAFDGVGFAYPGRRLDAHADLSFRIEAGQTVAVVGPSGAGKSTILRLLLRQHDPQTGAIRIGGRDLRSLDPNQVRGMMAIVSQDSTLFHGTIAENLRLGRPGASDAEMVAAAVAANIHDFIAALPAGYETRVGERGATFSGGQRQRIAIARALLRDAPILILDEALSAVDAENEAIIQQALDRLMVGRTTLILAHRLSSVIGADRILVLDAGRVVQQGTHAELIRQQGMYARLMGPQLGGAAEQNLVLETAGGATRASAPTKTSLAEDAREIGWARTLQTLLRFIRPWRTRLTLTVLCGIGRVLAFIAVSLLGSLVVAGVASGRSVTMLTVGLLIAAPLAATLHWLESWQAHDMAYRLLAEMRIALFAKLTRLAPAYLLRRRSGDLVALATQDVETIEYFYAHTVAPAFVAVLIPAAVLILLACVAWPLALVLLPFLAWAGLNPIFARAKIDKLGAEARAGLGQLGAHLTETIQGLAELSAFQATDARKAVFMHDVARYQRVRSALLDDLAKQGAALEVATGVGALAVTLVGAVLCGKGWIAPEWLPLLTLVSVAAFMPVSEIGQTARQLADTIASTRRLHLVQEEPDPVRDGDLPIPKNPAVCFDAVTFAYPGRDMPALERVSVRIEPGTTVAIVGTSGAGKSTLANLLLRFWDPQAGTITLNETDLRHIRLDDVRRHIALVGQDTYLFNDTLEANIRLAGPDASDDQLQQALELAALHDFIKQLPEGLNTRVGERGVQLSGGQRQRIAIARAFLKDAPIVIMDEATSQLDTINEHHIHATFDTLKRDKTAIIIAHRLSTIKNADMIVVMDNGRIREIGSHSVLLAKGGAYARLVSHQSGLAAA, via the coding sequence ATGTATTTCGACCGAACACTCTGGGCCTTGATGGCCGGCCTACGACTGCGCGTGGCGGGCGCCGTGGGCCTCGGCCTGCTGGCAATGGCTTTTGGCGTCCTGCGCTTCGTCTTTATCGGACGCGTTCTGGCGCTGGTGTTCGCCGGTGCGCCAGCGCGCTCGGTGGCGGTCGACGCTGCCGCGGCCCTCGTTTGCATCGTCGTGCGAACCTGGCTCGACCATCGTCGGATCGTAACGGCACAAGCCACGGCGGGACGTATTCAATCGCTGCTGCGCGCACGCCTTTTCGATCGCATCGTCGCGCTCGGACCGGCCTGGTTCGGTTTGGAGCGGACCGGCGGCGTGATGCTGGCCGTTGTCGACGGCGTGGAGCAGCTGGAGACGTTTTTCGGTTCTTACGTGCCGCAATTGATCATCGCGGCCTGCGCGCCGTTGATGATTTTCGGCATTCTCGCCTGGTGGGATATCCCGACCGCATCCGTCCTGTTGATCGCCGCCCTCGTCACACTGGCACTGCCGATGACGATCCACCATGCCGACAAGCGCGCCGCCACCGCACGAGCGACGGCTTTCAAATCATTTGGCGAAGCGTTTCTGGACGCCGTGCAAGGCTTGCCGACGCTGAAGGCATTCGGTCAAGCCGAGCGTTTCGCGCAGAAGCTGGCCGCACAGGCGCGGGCGCTTTCCAACAGCACGTTCTGGGTCCTGGCGCTCGGCTTGCTGACACGCTTCTTTACCGATCTCGGCACGGCGCTTGGTGCCGCCGTCGCGATCGCGCTGGGGGCATGGCGCGTCCGGCACGGCGAGATGCAGATCGATGCGCTGCTGATCGTCTTGATGGCCGGCACCGAAGTCTTTCGGCCGTTGCGCGATCTGCGTGCCGTGCTCCATCGCGGCATGATGGGTCAATCCGCGGCCTCGGCCATTCATGCATTGCTGCACGCGCCGCAGGACAGCATGCCGACCGAGGCGGCACGCATCGACGATCTCGGCGCCGATATCGCGTTCGACGGCGTCGGCTTCGCTTATCCGGGCCGTCGCCTCGACGCGCATGCCGATCTCAGTTTCCGCATCGAGGCCGGCCAGACCGTTGCCGTCGTCGGGCCGAGCGGTGCCGGAAAATCGACGATTCTGCGCTTGCTACTCCGACAACACGATCCGCAAACCGGGGCGATACGCATCGGCGGGCGCGACCTTCGTTCACTCGATCCCAATCAAGTACGCGGCATGATGGCGATCGTGTCGCAAGACAGCACCTTATTTCATGGCACGATCGCCGAGAACCTGCGTCTCGGCAGACCGGGCGCAAGCGATGCGGAGATGGTCGCTGCCGCGGTCGCGGCGAATATTCACGATTTCATCGCCGCGCTGCCGGCGGGATACGAGACGCGCGTCGGGGAGCGCGGCGCCACGTTCTCCGGTGGTCAACGGCAGCGCATCGCCATTGCGCGTGCCTTGCTCCGCGATGCCCCCATCTTGATTTTGGACGAAGCGCTATCCGCCGTCGATGCGGAAAACGAAGCGATCATTCAACAAGCCTTGGACCGTCTGATGGTCGGCCGCACCACATTGATCCTCGCGCATCGGCTGTCCAGCGTCATCGGTGCCGATCGCATTTTGGTTTTGGACGCCGGCCGCGTGGTGCAGCAAGGCACGCATGCCGAATTGATCAGGCAACAAGGCATGTATGCGCGCCTGATGGGCCCGCAACTCGGCGGGGCAGCCGAGCAAAACCTTGTCTTGGAAACAGCAGGCGGCGCGACACGTGCATCGGCCCCGACGAAGACATCCCTCGCCGAAGACGCCCGCGAAATCGGCTGGGCCAGGACACTGCAAACCTTACTGCGCTTTATCCGGCCCTGGCGCACGCGGCTGACATTGACCGTGCTGTGCGGGATCGGTCGCGTTTTGGCGTTTATCGCCGTGAGTTTATTGGGATCGCTGGTCGTCGCCGGCGTCGCATCCGGGCGCTCCGTCACGATGCTGACCGTCGGCTTGTTGATTGCCGCACCGCTTGCCGCGACCTTGCATTGGCTGGAATCTTGGCAAGCGCACGATATGGCGTATCGCCTGCTTGCCGAGATGCGGATCGCCTTGTTTGCCAAGTTGACGCGGCTGGCACCGGCCTATCTGCTCCGCCGTCGTTCCGGCGATCTGGTGGCATTGGCGACGCAGGACGTGGAGACGATCGAATATTTCTACGCCCACACCGTCGCCCCGGCCTTCGTCGCGGTCTTGATACCGGCGGCGGTACTGATACTGCTGGCATGCGTGGCCTGGCCCCTTGCGCTGGTGCTGCTGCCCTTTCTGGCATGGGCCGGACTGAATCCGATCTTCGCGCGGGCAAAGATCGACAAGCTTGGGGCGGAGGCAAGAGCCGGTCTCGGTCAATTAGGCGCGCACCTGACGGAAACGATACAAGGTCTCGCGGAGCTATCGGCATTTCAGGCAACCGACGCCCGCAAAGCCGTATTCATGCACGATGTCGCGCGCTATCAGCGCGTGCGTTCCGCGTTGCTCGACGATCTCGCAAAGCAAGGGGCCGCCTTGGAAGTCGCGACCGGCGTGGGCGCGCTGGCGGTCACGCTAGTGGGCGCCGTGCTTTGTGGGAAAGGCTGGATTGCGCCTGAATGGCTGCCGTTGCTGACACTGGTCTCGGTTGCGGCATTCATGCCGGTGTCGGAAATCGGGCAGACCGCGCGTCAGCTGGCCGACACGATTGCGTCCACCCGTCGCTTGCATCTGGTTCAGGAGGAGCCGGATCCGGTGCGCGATGGCGACCTGCCTATCCCAAAAAATCCCGCGGTATGTTTCGACGCGGTTACGTTTGCCTATCCGGGACGCGATATGCCGGCCCTGGAGCGCGTCAGCGTTCGCATCGAGCCGGGCACGACCGTGGCGATCGTCGGCACATCCGGCGCCGGCAAGTCGACCTTGGCGAACCTGTTGCTCCGATTTTGGGACCCGCAGGCGGGCACGATAACGCTGAATGAAACGGATCTGCGGCATATCCGTCTCGACGATGTCCGTCGCCATATCGCACTGGTCGGCCAAGACACCTATCTCTTCAATGACACGCTCGAAGCGAATATACGACTTGCGGGACCGGATGCATCCGACGATCAATTACAGCAGGCCTTGGAGCTTGCCGCATTGCATGACTTCATCAAACAGCTGCCCGAGGGGTTGAACACACGCGTGGGAGAACGAGGCGTGCAACTCTCCGGCGGGCAACGCCAACGTATCGCGATCGCACGCGCGTTTCTGAAGGATGCGCCCATCGTGATCATGGACGAAGCGACTTCGCAGCTCGACACGATCAACGAGCATCATATTCATGCGACGTTCGATACCTTGAAACGCGACAAGACGGCGATCATCATCGCGCATCGACTATCGACGATCAAGAATGCCGACATGATCGTCGTGATGGACAACGGCCGAATACGCGAAATCGGCTCGCACAGCGTGCTGCTAGCAAAAGGCGGGGCGTATGCCAGGCTGGTCTCGCATCAATCGGGGTTAGCGGCTGCTTGA